One window of the Perca fluviatilis chromosome 5, GENO_Pfluv_1.0, whole genome shotgun sequence genome contains the following:
- the LOC120558314 gene encoding protein-serine O-palmitoleoyltransferase porcupine-like isoform X2, producing MGAFSRQKFFQELAHGCLLPTAQQGLEQVWQLLVICLLCRLLWMLGLPSFVKHLGTVAGGFYTLYLFFELHMIWVVLLSLLCYLFLFLCRHSTMRGTFLSITVLIYLLLGELHMMDTTNWHKMRGSQMVVAMKAISLAFDLDRGVVASVPSPIEFMGYIYFVGTVIFGPWISFNSYKDALEGRKLSFSWLLKVSVSWVKSQVCLVISNCVAPYLFPYFIPVYGDKLLRGKKRRKIRGTPAKWMLAYENTMSFHFSNYFVGYLSETTTTLAGAGFTEEKENLKWDMTVSKPLNIEFPRSMVEVVTSWNLPMSRFLHTYVFKSALKFGTFSAIMVTYTASALLHGLSFHLGAVLLSLGFITYIEHVLRKRLAAIFNACVLSKKCQPNCTHRNKKKLWVYLINIAFSALAILHLTYLGSVFNSSVDYMEEDEDDVSHHTIQKWSELSWTSHWVTFGCWILYRLIL from the exons ATGGGAGCATTCAGCCGACAGAAGTTTTTCCAAGAGCTTGCTCATGGCTGCCTGCTGCCTACAGCTCAGCAGGGCCTGGAGCAAGTATGGCAGCTGCTGGTTATCTGCCTGCTGTGTCGGCTTCTCTGGATGTTGG GCCTCCCCTCTTTTGTGAAACACCTGGGCACAGTCGCAGGAGGTTTCTACACTCTCTACCTGTTCTTTGAGCTTCATATGATCTGGGTGGTCCTCCTCAGCCTTCTCTGctacctcttcctcttcctgtgcCGCCACTCTACCATGCGAGGCACCTTCCTCTCCATCACTGTGCTCATCTACCTGCTGCTGGG CGAGCTGCACATGATGGACACCACCAACTGGCACAAGATGAGAG GTTCGCAGATGGTGGTTGCCATGAAAGCCATCTCTCTGGCCTTCGATCTGGACAGAGGTGTCGTGGCCAGTGTACCCTCACCCATTGAGTTCATGGGCTATATTTACTTTGTGGGCACAGTCATCTTTGGTCCCTGGATCAGCTTCAACAGCTACAAAGACGCTTTAGAAGGACGTAAGCTG AGCTTTTCGTGGCTTTTAAAAGTGTCTGTTAGCTGGGTGAAGAGCCAGGTCTGCCTTGTTATTTCCAACTGCGTGGCACCATACCTTTTCCCTTATTTCATACCGGTCTATGGAGACAAGTTACTACGAGG caaaaagagaagaaagatcAG AGGTACACCGGCAAA GTGGATGCTGGCGTATGAGAACACAATGTCTTTCCACTTCAGCAACTATTTTGTTGGTTATTTGAGCGAGACTACTACTACTCTGGCTGGAGCAGGCTTTACAGAGGAGAAGGAAAACCTCAAATG GGATATGACTGTATCCAAGCCGCTGAATATAGAGTTTCCCCGGTCGATGGTGGAGGTGGTAACGTCGTGGAATCTGCCCATGTCTCGCTTTCTGCACACCT ATGTTTTTAAGAGCGCGCTCAAATTTGGGACGTTCTCCGCCATCATGGTGACGTATACAGCCAGCGCCCTTCTGCAT GGTTTGAGTTTTCACCTGGGTGCAGTGCTTCTGTCTCTTGGGTTCATCACGTACATTGAGCATG TGTTGCGGAAGAGGCTTGCAGCCATTTTCAATGCCTGTGTGCTGTCAAAGAAATGTCAGCCAAACTGTACTCACAGGAACAAAAAG AAGCTGTGGGTGTATTTGATTAACATAGCATTCAGCGCTCTGGCAATACTCCACCTGACGTACCTGGGCTCAGTGTTCAACTCCAGTGTCGACTACATGGAGGAGGATGAG GACGATGTAAGCCATCATACTATTCAGAAGTGGTCCGAGCTGAGCTGGACAAGCCACTGGGTCACATTTGGATGCTGGATATTGTACCGCCTCATTCTCTAA
- the LOC120559891 gene encoding zinc finger protein OZF-like isoform X2, which translates to MSSCCVPGCKNRHSSTSKLKFYRIPSGSRPFQANRRRLWLQAIQQANGSTEVLKGNARICGAHFKSQEASMDHDSPDFVPSLFTYAKQTPKKKVKRFYGRRKRRRRTDKTAETEEKTTPPRVDSPVDLQSSVLMGEIQTPSVPKEGETLTKEAETESETTTIKSKTPSPNKTSPSFKVPPGILHLDKRSPIVCLKHVFVPAGGYQCEQCNQYFTNVPQLMKHKREHEEESSFICDICEKHFTSQADFTAHQCVREPSFPCNVCDRSFTTSHNLKRHKLLHVKDGRKCAKCGVLFCQRHNHILFLPLAESVTEYEEDSTNIKRRHFDSKLMPESQLEKPEPSQTADLISIPLFLKPSSVSRLPPPVPRLSRNLHNYPATSVQPLPPQHPELPPALKLFSPQYLTSALLEVKRNYEYILSKPSDCKKKNIVKEEQSSDFSS; encoded by the exons ATGTCGTCCTGTTGCGTGCCTGGGTGTAAAAATCGACATTCCTCAACGAGCAAACTGAAATTTTACAGAATACCGTCTGGATCTCGGCCGTTTCAGGCCAACCGGAGACGTTTATGGCTACAAGCAATCCAACAAGCGAACGGCAGCACCGAGGTGCTCAAAGGAAATGCTCGTATTTGTGGCGCTCATTTTAAGTCAC AGGAAGCGTCCATGGACCACGACAGTCCAGACTTTGTGCCTTCTTTGTTTACATACGCTAAACAGACCCCcaagaaaaaagtgaaaag GTTTTACGGTCGTAGAAAAAGGCGACGCCGTACAGACAAAACGGCTGAAACCGAGGAAAAAACAACTCCACCCAGAGTTGATTCTCCTGTGGACCTCCAGTCCTCTGTTTTGATGGGGGAAATACAGACACCATCAGTGCCAAAG GAAGGAGAAACCTTAACTAAAGAGGCTGAGACTGAAAGTGAAACCACAACAATCAAATCAAAAACACCCAGCCCAAACAAGACATCACCATCATTTAAAGTACCACCAGGCATCCTACATCTTGACAAAAGGAGTCCCATTGTGTGCCTAAAACATGTATTTGTACCAGCAGGTGGGTATCAGTGTGAGCAGTGCAATCAGTACTTCACCAATGTACCGCAGCTTATGAAACACAAACGGGAGCATGAAGAAGAAAGCTCCTTTATCTGCGACATTTGTGAAAAGCATTTCACAAGTCAGGCAGATTTTACGGCGCACCAGTGTGTCCGCGAGCCTTCCTTTCCGTGCAACGTGTGTGATCGATCTTTCACTACAAGCCATAACCTCAAGCGTCATAAACTGCTGCATGTCAAAGATGGCAGGAAGTGCGCCAAGTGTGGCGTACTGTTCTGCCAGCGTCATAACCACATTTTATTCCTGCCGTTGGCTGAGTCTGTAACCGAGTATGAAGAGGATTCCACCAATATCAAGCGTCGACATTTCGACAGTAAGTTGATGCCAGAAAGCCAGCTGGAGAAGCCTGAGCCAAGCCAGACTGCTGACCTGATCTCTATACCATTGTTTCTAAAACCTTCCTCTGTGTCACGTCTACCTCCGCCAGTTCCCAGGCTCTCAAGGAACCTGCACAACTATCCTGCAACCTCCGTTCAGCCCCTTCCCCCCCAACATCCAGAACTACCCCCCGCACTAAAGCTCTTTTCACCACAGTACCTCACCTCAGCATTACTTGAGgttaaaagaaattatgaatatATTTTAAGCAAACCAAGTGATTGTAAGAAGAAGAATATTGTGAAGGAGGAACAATCCTCTGATTTCTCCAGTTGA
- the LOC120558314 gene encoding protein-serine O-palmitoleoyltransferase porcupine-like isoform X1, producing MQLLVMGAFSRQKFFQELAHGCLLPTAQQGLEQVWQLLVICLLCRLLWMLGLPSFVKHLGTVAGGFYTLYLFFELHMIWVVLLSLLCYLFLFLCRHSTMRGTFLSITVLIYLLLGELHMMDTTNWHKMRGSQMVVAMKAISLAFDLDRGVVASVPSPIEFMGYIYFVGTVIFGPWISFNSYKDALEGRKLSFSWLLKVSVSWVKSQVCLVISNCVAPYLFPYFIPVYGDKLLRGKKRRKIRGTPAKWMLAYENTMSFHFSNYFVGYLSETTTTLAGAGFTEEKENLKWDMTVSKPLNIEFPRSMVEVVTSWNLPMSRFLHTYVFKSALKFGTFSAIMVTYTASALLHGLSFHLGAVLLSLGFITYIEHVLRKRLAAIFNACVLSKKCQPNCTHRNKKKLWVYLINIAFSALAILHLTYLGSVFNSSVDYMEEDEDDVSHHTIQKWSELSWTSHWVTFGCWILYRLIL from the exons ATGCAGCT tctagTCATGGGAGCATTCAGCCGACAGAAGTTTTTCCAAGAGCTTGCTCATGGCTGCCTGCTGCCTACAGCTCAGCAGGGCCTGGAGCAAGTATGGCAGCTGCTGGTTATCTGCCTGCTGTGTCGGCTTCTCTGGATGTTGG GCCTCCCCTCTTTTGTGAAACACCTGGGCACAGTCGCAGGAGGTTTCTACACTCTCTACCTGTTCTTTGAGCTTCATATGATCTGGGTGGTCCTCCTCAGCCTTCTCTGctacctcttcctcttcctgtgcCGCCACTCTACCATGCGAGGCACCTTCCTCTCCATCACTGTGCTCATCTACCTGCTGCTGGG CGAGCTGCACATGATGGACACCACCAACTGGCACAAGATGAGAG GTTCGCAGATGGTGGTTGCCATGAAAGCCATCTCTCTGGCCTTCGATCTGGACAGAGGTGTCGTGGCCAGTGTACCCTCACCCATTGAGTTCATGGGCTATATTTACTTTGTGGGCACAGTCATCTTTGGTCCCTGGATCAGCTTCAACAGCTACAAAGACGCTTTAGAAGGACGTAAGCTG AGCTTTTCGTGGCTTTTAAAAGTGTCTGTTAGCTGGGTGAAGAGCCAGGTCTGCCTTGTTATTTCCAACTGCGTGGCACCATACCTTTTCCCTTATTTCATACCGGTCTATGGAGACAAGTTACTACGAGG caaaaagagaagaaagatcAG AGGTACACCGGCAAA GTGGATGCTGGCGTATGAGAACACAATGTCTTTCCACTTCAGCAACTATTTTGTTGGTTATTTGAGCGAGACTACTACTACTCTGGCTGGAGCAGGCTTTACAGAGGAGAAGGAAAACCTCAAATG GGATATGACTGTATCCAAGCCGCTGAATATAGAGTTTCCCCGGTCGATGGTGGAGGTGGTAACGTCGTGGAATCTGCCCATGTCTCGCTTTCTGCACACCT ATGTTTTTAAGAGCGCGCTCAAATTTGGGACGTTCTCCGCCATCATGGTGACGTATACAGCCAGCGCCCTTCTGCAT GGTTTGAGTTTTCACCTGGGTGCAGTGCTTCTGTCTCTTGGGTTCATCACGTACATTGAGCATG TGTTGCGGAAGAGGCTTGCAGCCATTTTCAATGCCTGTGTGCTGTCAAAGAAATGTCAGCCAAACTGTACTCACAGGAACAAAAAG AAGCTGTGGGTGTATTTGATTAACATAGCATTCAGCGCTCTGGCAATACTCCACCTGACGTACCTGGGCTCAGTGTTCAACTCCAGTGTCGACTACATGGAGGAGGATGAG GACGATGTAAGCCATCATACTATTCAGAAGTGGTCCGAGCTGAGCTGGACAAGCCACTGGGTCACATTTGGATGCTGGATATTGTACCGCCTCATTCTCTAA
- the LOC120559891 gene encoding zinc finger protein 271-like isoform X1, which yields MSSCCVPGCKNRHSSTSKLKFYRIPSGSRPFQANRRRLWLQAIQQANGSTEVLKGNARICGAHFKSQEASMDHDSPDFVPSLFTYAKQTPKKKVKSFVQRFYGRRKRRRRTDKTAETEEKTTPPRVDSPVDLQSSVLMGEIQTPSVPKEGETLTKEAETESETTTIKSKTPSPNKTSPSFKVPPGILHLDKRSPIVCLKHVFVPAGGYQCEQCNQYFTNVPQLMKHKREHEEESSFICDICEKHFTSQADFTAHQCVREPSFPCNVCDRSFTTSHNLKRHKLLHVKDGRKCAKCGVLFCQRHNHILFLPLAESVTEYEEDSTNIKRRHFDSKLMPESQLEKPEPSQTADLISIPLFLKPSSVSRLPPPVPRLSRNLHNYPATSVQPLPPQHPELPPALKLFSPQYLTSALLEVKRNYEYILSKPSDCKKKNIVKEEQSSDFSS from the exons ATGTCGTCCTGTTGCGTGCCTGGGTGTAAAAATCGACATTCCTCAACGAGCAAACTGAAATTTTACAGAATACCGTCTGGATCTCGGCCGTTTCAGGCCAACCGGAGACGTTTATGGCTACAAGCAATCCAACAAGCGAACGGCAGCACCGAGGTGCTCAAAGGAAATGCTCGTATTTGTGGCGCTCATTTTAAGTCAC AGGAAGCGTCCATGGACCACGACAGTCCAGACTTTGTGCCTTCTTTGTTTACATACGCTAAACAGACCCCcaagaaaaaagtgaaaag TTTTGTTCAAAGGTTTTACGGTCGTAGAAAAAGGCGACGCCGTACAGACAAAACGGCTGAAACCGAGGAAAAAACAACTCCACCCAGAGTTGATTCTCCTGTGGACCTCCAGTCCTCTGTTTTGATGGGGGAAATACAGACACCATCAGTGCCAAAG GAAGGAGAAACCTTAACTAAAGAGGCTGAGACTGAAAGTGAAACCACAACAATCAAATCAAAAACACCCAGCCCAAACAAGACATCACCATCATTTAAAGTACCACCAGGCATCCTACATCTTGACAAAAGGAGTCCCATTGTGTGCCTAAAACATGTATTTGTACCAGCAGGTGGGTATCAGTGTGAGCAGTGCAATCAGTACTTCACCAATGTACCGCAGCTTATGAAACACAAACGGGAGCATGAAGAAGAAAGCTCCTTTATCTGCGACATTTGTGAAAAGCATTTCACAAGTCAGGCAGATTTTACGGCGCACCAGTGTGTCCGCGAGCCTTCCTTTCCGTGCAACGTGTGTGATCGATCTTTCACTACAAGCCATAACCTCAAGCGTCATAAACTGCTGCATGTCAAAGATGGCAGGAAGTGCGCCAAGTGTGGCGTACTGTTCTGCCAGCGTCATAACCACATTTTATTCCTGCCGTTGGCTGAGTCTGTAACCGAGTATGAAGAGGATTCCACCAATATCAAGCGTCGACATTTCGACAGTAAGTTGATGCCAGAAAGCCAGCTGGAGAAGCCTGAGCCAAGCCAGACTGCTGACCTGATCTCTATACCATTGTTTCTAAAACCTTCCTCTGTGTCACGTCTACCTCCGCCAGTTCCCAGGCTCTCAAGGAACCTGCACAACTATCCTGCAACCTCCGTTCAGCCCCTTCCCCCCCAACATCCAGAACTACCCCCCGCACTAAAGCTCTTTTCACCACAGTACCTCACCTCAGCATTACTTGAGgttaaaagaaattatgaatatATTTTAAGCAAACCAAGTGATTGTAAGAAGAAGAATATTGTGAAGGAGGAACAATCCTCTGATTTCTCCAGTTGA